Proteins from a single region of Undibacterium sp. KW1:
- a CDS encoding IS630 family transposase (programmed frameshift), translating to MAKEIEDGAKRRVKAGRLLLQGKGCAEVALVVGVARNTVYTWKAILDEGGLDALRAVGGKGRPAQLDAMELGELRRCLLDSPTEHGFGTELWTLKRVRLLIERKFEVSFSEVHVWRILGALGFSNQKPERRAIERNEDAVQEFKKKTWPALKKKPSRENRLIVFIDESGISERPTRVRTWALKGKTPIIQFHFNWKHLSVIAGVTRKNYLFRFHEGSIKKEQIVEFLKALKAHLKQPLLIILDGLRAHKSKLVREYLDSTNGYIQIAFLPPYAPDLNPVEYLWAWLKRHALANFCPNNLAELQTIARNKLKSAQRRPSIIMACWKQAELW from the exons ATGGCGAAAGAAATAGAAGATGGAGCAAAGCGACGAGTCAAGGCGGGTCGGCTTCTGCTGCAAGGCAAAGGGTGCGCCGAAGTAGCGCTGGTGGTCGGCGTAGCACGCAACACGGTATATACCTGGAAAGCCATACTCGATGAAGGAGGGCTTGACGCGCTGCGCGCAGTAGGTGGAAAGGGGCGGCCTGCACAACTTGATGCCATGGAATTAGGGGAGTTGCGGCGCTGCCTTCTCGATAGTCCGACGGAACATGGTTTTGGCACCGAGTTGTGGACACTTAAACGCGTGCGTCTACTTATTGAAAGAAAGTTCGAAGTGTCGTTCAGTGAAGTGCACGTTTGGCGCATTCTTGGCGCACTGGGATTCAGTAACCAAAAGCCGGAGCGTCGCGCCATCGAACGTAACGAAGATGCTGTACAGGAGTTCAAGAAAAAGACCTGGCCTGCGCTCAAAAAAAAGC CCTCGAGAGAGAATCGACTGATTGTATTCATCGACGAGTCCGGAATCAGCGAACGGCCTACCCGTGTGCGTACTTGGGCACTCAAAGGGAAAACGCCGATTATTCAGTTTCATTTCAACTGGAAACATTTGTCCGTGATTGCAGGTGTGACCAGGAAGAACTACTTGTTCCGCTTCCACGAGGGTAGCATCAAGAAGGAGCAAATTGTCGAGTTTCTCAAGGCGCTCAAAGCGCATTTGAAGCAGCCGCTGTTGATCATCCTCGATGGGCTCAGGGCGCACAAATCGAAACTGGTGCGCGAATACCTCGACAGCACCAATGGGTACATTCAAATCGCATTCCTGCCCCCGTATGCGCCGGACCTCAATCCTGTCGAATATCTCTGGGCCTGGCTCAAGCGACATGCGTTGGCAAACTTCTGCCCGAACAACCTCGCCGAATTGCAAACAATTGCCCGCAATAAACTCAAAAGCGCACAACGCCGTCCATCCATCATCATGGCATGTTGGAAGCAGGCGGAGTTGTGGTGA
- a CDS encoding DEAD/DEAH box helicase — MKENKPAPRGLPEFTGHFRPRITLQTLHRGDGLLGMKPSGDFGPRGGSVTVVEIDWLYHTDTGLRWQTPAPTALLNRRPHSTQLLHDEDGKALSLLRDLGAEADALDKVWEIALQPLPAASLQWRNDSIAENFGPLWSLVQEAFFADFWAEKLPEMQTLGWQVVVRPGFAHESVPVDAWHLIIDEDTGAITGKQVASRMRGRKEIITPLGLPAREGSWMLSLGIEIEGEVLDLVPMLAHLLQRDARWLNARQIRLIDDMAVIQLRAPGGKRIDAMAAPLKAIVIHMLDLLTDRPQVEGPVPLSAWDSYRLEALRVSLLDSQPARAGEYGGWQLQGDMGLRSLAQRLKKVGSPRAVAAPDGLGVTLRPYQLHGVAWLQYLREQHLAGILADDMGLGKTAQVLAHLLIEKQQGRMDIPALIVLPTSLIFNWQAEARRMAPALRVLTLQGTERADLFADIKQADVVLTTYPLLWRDLDVLKAQEFHLLILDEAQTVKNAASRSADAVRQINARHRLCMTGTPLENNLGELWAQFDFLMPGFLGDMRSFSRLWRKPIEVNGETLRAQLLAQRVRPFILRRRKDEVATELPPRTEVIKRLRLQGKQRELYESVRVAADEQVRRILQRKGFDGAQITILDALLKLRQVCCDPALLKGQNLPPEMERAKLEMLSDMLPALVAEGRRILVFSQFTEMLELIASALMDMNLNYLMLTGKTATADRGAVVASFQDKQVPIMLISLKAGGVGLNLTAADTIIHMDPWWNPAVEEQANARAHRIGQEQAVFIYKLLIEGSIEERILGLQARKAALAEGVLGSDTAFASKFSAEDLQALLAPLSSRIT, encoded by the coding sequence TTGAAAGAAAATAAACCTGCACCACGTGGCCTGCCTGAGTTCACGGGGCATTTCCGCCCTCGCATCACTTTGCAGACCCTGCACCGTGGTGATGGCTTGCTGGGCATGAAGCCCAGCGGTGACTTTGGGCCGCGTGGTGGCAGTGTCACAGTGGTAGAAATCGACTGGCTATATCACACCGACACTGGGCTGCGCTGGCAAACCCCGGCACCCACTGCCCTGCTGAACCGCAGGCCGCATTCCACCCAGTTGTTGCATGATGAAGATGGCAAAGCTTTGAGCCTGCTACGTGATCTGGGTGCAGAGGCAGATGCACTGGACAAGGTCTGGGAAATCGCCCTGCAACCCCTGCCCGCAGCGAGCCTGCAGTGGCGCAACGACAGTATTGCAGAAAATTTTGGCCCGCTGTGGAGCTTGGTGCAGGAAGCTTTCTTTGCCGATTTTTGGGCAGAGAAATTGCCGGAGATGCAGACACTGGGCTGGCAAGTCGTGGTGCGCCCCGGCTTTGCGCATGAGAGTGTACCTGTCGATGCCTGGCATCTGATCATCGATGAAGACACCGGTGCTATCACTGGCAAGCAGGTGGCATCTCGCATGCGTGGCCGTAAGGAGATCATCACCCCGCTAGGCCTGCCTGCGCGTGAAGGTTCATGGATGCTGAGCCTGGGGATAGAAATCGAAGGTGAGGTGCTGGACCTGGTGCCCATGCTGGCCCATCTGCTGCAACGCGATGCGCGCTGGCTGAATGCGAGGCAGATACGCCTCATCGATGATATGGCCGTCATACAATTGCGCGCACCCGGTGGCAAGCGCATTGATGCCATGGCGGCACCACTGAAAGCCATCGTCATCCACATGCTGGATTTGCTGACTGACAGGCCGCAGGTGGAAGGACCGGTCCCATTGTCAGCCTGGGACAGCTACAGGCTGGAAGCCTTGCGTGTCAGTCTGCTCGATAGCCAGCCTGCGCGCGCGGGAGAATACGGTGGCTGGCAATTGCAGGGCGATATGGGCTTGCGCAGCCTGGCGCAACGTCTGAAGAAAGTTGGCAGCCCGCGTGCGGTCGCTGCACCCGATGGCCTGGGCGTGACGCTGCGCCCGTATCAATTGCATGGCGTGGCATGGTTGCAATACCTGCGCGAACAGCATCTGGCGGGCATCTTGGCTGATGATATGGGTTTGGGTAAAACCGCACAGGTACTCGCCCACTTGCTGATAGAGAAGCAGCAAGGCCGTATGGATATTCCTGCCCTTATTGTCTTGCCAACTTCATTGATTTTCAACTGGCAGGCAGAGGCCAGACGCATGGCCCCTGCCCTGCGCGTATTAACGCTGCAAGGGACAGAGCGCGCTGACTTGTTTGCCGATATCAAACAGGCAGATGTGGTGCTGACGACTTACCCTTTGTTATGGCGCGACCTCGACGTATTGAAGGCGCAAGAATTTCATTTACTGATCCTTGATGAAGCGCAAACAGTCAAAAATGCGGCCAGTCGCAGTGCCGATGCGGTACGCCAGATCAATGCGCGCCACAGGCTGTGCATGACAGGCACGCCACTGGAAAATAATCTGGGCGAGCTGTGGGCGCAGTTTGATTTTTTAATGCCGGGCTTTCTGGGTGATATGCGCAGTTTTTCAAGGTTGTGGCGCAAACCCATAGAGGTCAACGGCGAGACACTGCGCGCACAATTACTGGCGCAAAGAGTGCGTCCCTTCATCTTGCGAAGACGCAAAGATGAAGTGGCAACAGAATTGCCACCCCGTACCGAAGTTATCAAGCGCTTGCGTCTGCAAGGCAAGCAACGCGAATTATATGAAAGCGTGCGTGTCGCGGCTGATGAGCAGGTGCGCCGCATTTTGCAGCGCAAGGGCTTTGATGGGGCGCAGATCACGATACTTGATGCGCTGTTAAAGCTGCGCCAGGTCTGCTGCGACCCGGCTTTGCTGAAAGGCCAGAACCTGCCACCGGAGATGGAAAGAGCCAAGCTGGAAATGCTCAGCGACATGCTGCCAGCCCTGGTGGCAGAAGGCCGCCGCATACTGGTGTTTTCGCAATTCACAGAAATGCTGGAACTGATTGCCTCAGCTCTGATGGACATGAATCTGAATTATCTGATGTTGACTGGCAAAACGGCTACAGCAGACCGTGGTGCGGTAGTCGCCAGCTTCCAGGACAAACAAGTACCCATCATGCTGATCAGTCTGAAGGCAGGCGGCGTCGGCTTGAACCTGACAGCCGCAGACACGATCATCCATATGGACCCATGGTGGAACCCGGCGGTGGAAGAACAAGCCAATGCCCGCGCCCACCGCATAGGCCAGGAACAAGCTGTCTTCATCTACAAATTGCTGATCGAAGGCAGCATAGAAGAACGGATTTTGGGCCTGCAGGCACGCAAGGCTGCACTGGCAGAAGGAGTACTGGGGAGTGACACTGCCTTTGCCAGCAAATTCAGCGCTGAAGACTTGCAGGCCCTGCTAGCGCCATTAAGCAGCCGCATCACTTGA
- a CDS encoding PAS domain-containing protein gives MTNPRNRYISIVTVLYLLFALAWIFLSDSLLSSLSNLDTITWFSTVKGVFFVVVTTALFFLAMRAVPQLPAGEQLASDNPLLEAFHPQNKIRWPIYLLAIALPLSVLLLRLAMATTFENRPMLIMFVLPIVLSAMLGGLGPGLLSTLIASLGLCYFLIPPLYSFSIKTSQDILQLGFLIVDGIAVSLLSEALRQSLLKVRNNRNLLDAIIRGTSDAIFVKDLKGRYVLVNESAASFVGKPVQDILGHDDFSLFPRQSAELIAAVDHGVVTSGEIKTRDECIDTFDGKSLVFMVTKGPLLDKDKNVQGLFGIARDITERKEAEAALKESEAAMKVAQRLAAVGSWNWDVRTDLHTWSEEVYAIYGRDTKLPPAVYPEVQQYFTPESWTRLANAVEQAINTFTPYTCDAEVIRPNGDHRWIIARGETVLDTDGKLIRLHGSVQDITERKAAAMRLQASEERLQMAIAATSEALWDWDVATGKVYRSQRYYEMTGYTESEDTQDLEFIKRQVHPDDVDLVLQHIKNYKTTHCGDVDFEYRLLTRQGEIKWVHARGRVVSRDASGNALRVVGTLADINEKKIIAAELLEREQRLERVMLGSDLGYWDWDLVTNTFKVSARWETMLGYEPGEMNVSPEHWSDHIHPDDMKAAHASLDRHIKGQTASHEMELRLRSKSGEWRWILTRGAIVAWDDTGNPLIMSGTHTDITGQKILEMTQREAATVFSSSFEGIMMVDPRGCITKINPAFTRITGYTEKEVYGNSTRILASGRHNASFYAEMWKAVTEDDFWRGEIWNKRKNGEIFPELMSISAVRDARGEIQHYVGIFTDISELKTHEAQLDRMAHYDPLTGAPNRRLLADRLSQAVNRANRTSKSLAVCFIDLDGFKEINDKFGHTVGDRLLIGVTENLKQVLRADDTLARLGGDEFAVLLSDISSAEESAMILDRVLAGISKTIQIDLKSISISASIGVSLYPDDNVDADTLLRHADHAMYLAKEAGKNRYHLFDPESDRKAQQRRQILERLEIALDQDEFVLYYQPKVDLISGEIVGAEALIRWQHPNRGILAPGEFLPHIYGSKLEKPLGEWVIKAAIQQAYHWQLRGIAIRVSANISAHHLLAPEFCDYLQTALRVHPYFQASNFELEVLETAAIADMEQAVAILNRCRQLGVHFSLDDFGTGYSSLTYLRKLPVDTLKIDQSFVRDMLTDVEDLDIVEGVIRLAGAFDRQVIAEG, from the coding sequence ATGACTAACCCGCGCAATCGCTATATCAGCATCGTCACGGTTCTTTATCTGTTATTTGCGTTGGCATGGATATTTCTTTCCGACAGTCTGCTGAGCAGTTTAAGCAACCTCGATACCATCACTTGGTTTTCTACTGTCAAGGGCGTGTTTTTTGTGGTTGTTACTACAGCATTATTTTTTCTTGCAATGCGGGCAGTGCCGCAATTGCCTGCAGGTGAGCAGCTTGCATCGGACAACCCCTTGCTGGAAGCATTTCATCCTCAGAATAAAATCCGGTGGCCCATTTATTTGCTGGCGATTGCCCTGCCACTCTCGGTGCTTTTATTGCGCCTGGCCATGGCAACCACTTTTGAAAACCGGCCCATGCTGATCATGTTTGTCTTGCCCATCGTGCTGAGCGCGATGCTGGGGGGGCTGGGACCAGGCTTGCTGTCAACATTGATTGCAAGTCTAGGACTTTGCTACTTCCTTATTCCACCTCTTTACAGCTTCAGTATTAAAACAAGCCAGGACATTTTACAACTGGGCTTTCTTATCGTTGACGGGATTGCTGTCAGTCTGCTCAGCGAAGCCTTGCGACAATCCTTGCTTAAGGTACGAAACAATCGCAATTTGCTTGATGCCATCATCAGAGGCACTTCAGACGCCATTTTTGTCAAGGATTTGAAGGGACGATATGTGTTGGTTAATGAATCTGCCGCTAGCTTCGTTGGCAAACCCGTACAAGACATCTTGGGGCATGATGATTTTTCCCTATTCCCAAGGCAATCTGCTGAATTAATCGCTGCGGTCGACCACGGGGTAGTGACAAGCGGAGAAATAAAGACACGTGATGAATGCATAGATACCTTCGATGGCAAATCGCTGGTCTTCATGGTGACCAAGGGACCACTGCTGGATAAGGATAAGAATGTACAGGGCTTGTTTGGTATTGCCCGGGATATCACCGAGCGCAAGGAGGCTGAAGCTGCGCTCAAAGAAAGTGAAGCCGCCATGAAAGTAGCGCAACGCCTGGCGGCGGTCGGCAGTTGGAACTGGGATGTACGCACGGACTTGCATACCTGGTCGGAAGAAGTGTATGCGATCTACGGCCGTGACACTAAGCTGCCACCCGCCGTTTATCCTGAGGTACAGCAATACTTCACACCTGAGAGTTGGACCAGACTGGCAAATGCAGTCGAACAAGCGATCAATACCTTCACACCATACACCTGTGATGCGGAAGTGATCAGGCCAAATGGTGACCATCGCTGGATTATCGCCCGCGGTGAGACTGTACTAGATACCGATGGCAAGCTGATCAGGCTGCATGGCAGCGTGCAAGACATCACTGAGCGCAAAGCCGCTGCCATGCGACTGCAGGCCAGCGAAGAACGCCTGCAAATGGCAATAGCTGCTACCAGCGAGGCACTGTGGGATTGGGACGTAGCGACTGGCAAAGTCTATCGATCTCAGCGCTACTATGAAATGACGGGATACACAGAAAGCGAAGACACGCAAGACCTTGAATTTATCAAGCGCCAGGTACACCCCGACGATGTCGACCTGGTGCTGCAGCATATCAAAAACTATAAAACCACGCATTGTGGTGACGTGGATTTTGAATACCGGCTACTGACCAGGCAAGGCGAAATCAAGTGGGTACATGCGCGTGGCCGCGTCGTCAGTCGTGATGCCAGTGGCAATGCCTTGCGCGTAGTGGGCACCCTGGCTGATATCAATGAGAAAAAAATCATCGCCGCCGAATTACTTGAGAGAGAACAAAGGCTGGAGCGCGTGATGCTGGGTTCTGACCTGGGCTACTGGGACTGGGACCTGGTCACCAATACCTTCAAGGTCAGTGCCCGCTGGGAAACCATGCTGGGCTATGAGCCAGGTGAAATGAATGTCAGCCCTGAGCATTGGTCAGATCACATCCATCCCGATGACATGAAAGCTGCCCATGCTTCACTCGACCGCCATATCAAAGGGCAAACCGCCAGCCATGAGATGGAGTTGCGCTTACGTAGCAAGTCAGGAGAATGGCGCTGGATACTGACGCGGGGCGCCATCGTGGCCTGGGACGACACTGGCAATCCCCTCATCATGTCAGGTACACACACTGATATCACTGGACAAAAAATCCTGGAAATGACGCAGCGTGAAGCTGCTACAGTGTTTTCCAGTAGTTTTGAAGGCATCATGATGGTTGATCCACGTGGCTGCATCACCAAGATCAATCCCGCATTCACGCGTATTACCGGTTATACCGAAAAAGAAGTCTATGGCAACTCCACCAGGATACTGGCTTCTGGCCGCCACAACGCCAGCTTTTATGCAGAAATGTGGAAGGCCGTAACAGAAGATGATTTCTGGCGCGGTGAAATCTGGAACAAGCGTAAGAATGGTGAAATATTTCCTGAATTGATGTCGATTTCTGCGGTACGCGATGCACGAGGAGAAATTCAGCATTATGTTGGCATTTTTACCGATATAAGCGAACTCAAAACCCATGAAGCACAGCTCGACCGCATGGCCCACTACGACCCACTGACAGGTGCACCAAACCGGCGTTTACTAGCAGACCGTCTGAGCCAGGCAGTCAACCGTGCCAACCGCACCAGCAAATCACTGGCAGTGTGCTTCATTGACCTGGACGGTTTCAAGGAAATCAACGATAAATTTGGGCACACCGTCGGCGACCGTCTATTGATTGGCGTCACAGAAAATCTGAAGCAAGTCCTGCGGGCCGACGATACGCTTGCGCGTCTGGGCGGCGACGAATTCGCTGTGCTGCTGTCTGACATTTCATCTGCAGAAGAAAGCGCCATGATACTGGATCGTGTCCTGGCGGGTATCAGTAAAACCATACAAATCGACTTGAAATCAATCAGCATTTCGGCCAGCATTGGTGTCAGCCTGTATCCTGACGATAACGTCGATGCGGACACCCTGTTACGACACGCAGACCACGCCATGTACCTGGCAAAGGAAGCAGGCAAAAACCGCTACCATCTTTTTGATCCCGAAAGTGACCGTAAAGCACAGCAGCGTAGACAGATACTGGAGAGACTGGAAATTGCGCTTGATCAGGACGAATTTGTTTTGTATTACCAGCCCAAGGTCGATTTGATCAGTGGCGAAATCGTCGGTGCAGAAGCCCTGATACGCTGGCAGCATCCAAACCGCGGCATACTTGCACCCGGCGAATTTTTGCCGCACATTTATGGCAGCAAACTCGAAAAGCCTTTGGGAGAATGGGTGATCAAGGCCGCGATACAGCAAGCCTATCACTGGCAATTGCGGGGCATCGCGATACGCGTCAGCGCCAATATCAGTGCCCATCATTTGCTGGCACCAGAGTTTTGCGATTACCTGCAAACAGCATTACGCGTCCACCCCTACTTCCAGGCCAGCAATTTTGAACTGGAAGTATTGGAAACTGCCGCCATTGCCGATATGGAACAAGCCGTTGCGATTCTGAACCGCTGCCGACAATTAGGAGTCCACTTTTCGCTTGATGATTTTGGTACTGGCTATTCGTCACTGACCTACCTGCGCAAGTTGCCAGTAGATACCCTGAAAATAGACCAGAGTTTTGTGCGTGATATGCTGACCGATGTCGAAGACTTGGACATAGTTGAAGGCGTAATACGCCTGGCAGGTGCTTTTGACCGTCAAGTCATTGCCGAGGGGTAG
- the trmB gene encoding tRNA (guanosine(46)-N7)-methyltransferase TrmB, which translates to MSDSKPADGAKPMFYDPTERRIRSFVTRAGRLSDAQARAIESLSPLFCIPYQKAPLDVDAAFGRNAPTVFEIGFGMGETSAKISAGMPEKNFIGVEVHTPGVGSLLKLTDELGLQNQRIIQHDAFEVLTNMITPASLHGIHVFFPDPWHKARHNKRRLIQGPLVALLASRLAPGGYLHCATDWEDYAVQMLEVLRAEPALENTADGFAARPDYRPVTKFENRGLRLGHGVWDLVFRKK; encoded by the coding sequence ATGTCTGATTCCAAACCTGCTGACGGTGCCAAGCCGATGTTTTATGACCCTACCGAGCGCCGCATTCGTAGCTTTGTCACCCGTGCCGGACGCTTGTCTGATGCCCAGGCCAGGGCGATAGAAAGCCTGAGCCCACTCTTTTGCATCCCTTACCAAAAAGCGCCGCTGGATGTGGATGCGGCATTTGGCCGCAATGCGCCGACCGTGTTTGAGATTGGATTTGGCATGGGTGAGACCAGTGCCAAGATTTCTGCTGGAATGCCAGAGAAAAATTTCATCGGCGTTGAAGTGCATACGCCGGGTGTGGGTAGCCTGCTCAAGCTGACGGACGAATTGGGTTTGCAAAATCAGCGTATCATTCAGCATGACGCCTTTGAAGTGCTGACAAACATGATCACGCCAGCTTCTCTGCATGGCATCCATGTGTTTTTTCCTGACCCCTGGCATAAAGCCCGTCATAACAAGCGCCGCCTGATACAGGGCCCACTGGTGGCCTTGCTTGCATCTCGTCTGGCACCTGGCGGCTATCTGCACTGTGCTACTGACTGGGAGGACTATGCAGTGCAGATGCTGGAAGTATTGAGGGCTGAGCCGGCACTGGAAAATACTGCCGATGGCTTTGCGGCGCGGCCTGATTACCGTCCTGTGACAAAATTCGAAAACCGTGGCCTGCGCCTTGGCCATGGCGTATGGGATCTGGTATTCCGCAAGAAGTAA
- a CDS encoding glycoside hydrolase family 108 protein encodes MNNFDLCIAPVLKSEGGTSNHPLDAGKLTRFGISQRSYPKLDIAALTVEQAKALYKRDFWDANHLDQLPLAVAFEFFDSAINCGAGTATRLLQRALGVAEDGIVGPITLAAVASITPDKLARRMLAHRIRFYTKLSNWPTFGAGWMNRLANNVLWESDHA; translated from the coding sequence ATGAACAACTTTGATCTCTGTATTGCGCCAGTTCTGAAAAGCGAAGGCGGCACCAGTAATCACCCTCTGGATGCCGGCAAGCTGACGCGGTTTGGCATCAGTCAGCGCAGTTATCCCAAGCTTGATATTGCAGCACTCACCGTAGAGCAAGCCAAAGCACTTTACAAACGTGACTTTTGGGATGCCAATCATCTTGATCAATTGCCGCTCGCTGTGGCCTTTGAATTTTTTGACAGCGCCATTAATTGCGGTGCAGGTACTGCCACGAGGCTTTTGCAGCGCGCCCTTGGTGTTGCTGAAGATGGCATTGTTGGCCCGATCACATTGGCTGCAGTTGCCAGTATCACTCCCGACAAACTGGCCAGGCGCATGCTGGCTCATCGCATCAGGTTTTATACCAAATTATCCAACTGGCCCACATTTGGTGCTGGCTGGATGAATCGTCTGGCAAACAACGTCTTATGGGAGAGCGATCATGCTTGA
- a CDS encoding phage tail tip lysozyme translates to MANLQRIFGNDGLPYLIDTSGTGLNESDDIFSNSNQFLDDSAQKLMLPTHHADRPGRNFELASNTDLPSRSGIDDMDIMYMRQSDRPRGLLSLATYDLARNSLSLKNSDVINEYDLPGNGALTSQFDFGASAYIPSSEAGLKKSNRPLLVVAGSGGDNATRYCANDEFPLFGYPAVAMSNSTALSGYKHTAVPSVMARAALPFRTKSMLEVNTDPQNDNAAGFMRFLEAELKSAGVPTDTAESHGLDPINKYPDYGIDYNQLYAPKAAAYRKNQIIQDSHINAPIDYSSGRAAGRSRISGDADPAVQRAAINTLIEKSKQAGLNDEQTALILAIAHKESGFNPDAAAGTSSATGLGQFTNDTRKKYRLDDSNMWDIDAQADTMIKLTMDNERLAKKRLRGPEYVYKYHHDGPNKRESNDLHSKSEGMDISRSEIMPRAKTFLKILRGE, encoded by the coding sequence ATGGCAAATCTTCAGAGAATTTTTGGGAATGATGGACTTCCATATCTCATTGATACCTCAGGGACAGGCTTGAATGAAAGCGACGATATATTCTCAAATAGCAATCAGTTTCTGGACGATTCTGCGCAGAAATTGATGCTGCCAACTCATCACGCAGATCGCCCAGGAAGAAACTTTGAGCTAGCATCTAATACCGATTTACCTTCCAGATCAGGTATTGACGATATGGATATCATGTACATGCGGCAGTCAGATCGCCCGAGAGGATTGCTATCGCTTGCTACCTATGATCTTGCACGAAACAGCTTGTCGTTGAAAAATTCTGATGTGATTAACGAGTATGATCTCCCGGGAAATGGTGCGTTGACAAGTCAGTTTGACTTTGGCGCTTCTGCTTATATACCAAGTTCTGAAGCTGGTTTAAAAAAGTCAAATCGGCCGTTACTTGTTGTAGCTGGATCTGGTGGTGATAATGCTACCAGGTACTGTGCGAATGATGAGTTTCCGCTATTTGGGTATCCGGCTGTAGCCATGTCAAATAGCACAGCCTTGTCAGGCTATAAGCATACAGCCGTGCCGAGTGTCATGGCACGCGCAGCTTTACCATTCCGCACAAAAAGCATGCTTGAGGTAAATACAGATCCTCAAAATGACAACGCAGCAGGTTTCATGCGTTTCTTGGAGGCGGAGTTAAAGAGTGCAGGTGTGCCGACAGATACGGCAGAAAGTCATGGTCTTGATCCGATAAATAAATATCCAGATTACGGAATTGACTACAATCAATTATATGCGCCTAAAGCAGCGGCTTACAGGAAGAACCAGATTATTCAGGATTCGCATATCAACGCACCTATTGACTATTCGAGCGGCAGAGCTGCCGGTCGTTCCCGAATCTCTGGAGATGCCGATCCAGCAGTGCAAAGGGCTGCAATCAATACATTGATAGAGAAATCCAAGCAGGCAGGTTTAAACGATGAGCAGACCGCATTGATCCTGGCGATCGCACATAAAGAATCTGGCTTTAATCCAGATGCAGCAGCCGGGACTTCGAGTGCAACTGGCCTGGGGCAATTCACCAACGATACCAGAAAAAAGTACAGGCTTGATGACAGCAATATGTGGGATATTGACGCACAGGCCGACACCATGATCAAACTTACAATGGACAATGAACGATTGGCAAAGAAGCGACTAAGGGGGCCTGAATATGTGTATAAGTATCATCATGACGGCCCAAACAAGCGCGAGAGCAATGATCTTCATAGCAAATCTGAAGGCATGGATATTTCACGAAGCGAGATCATGCCGCGTGCAAAAACTTTTCTTAAAATCTTAAGAGGGGAGTAA